In Caballeronia sp. SBC1, the DNA window ACATGGGCGATGCTGACGCGCTCGCGCGCAGTCAGGTGCAAGTACCGCTGCTTGTCAATCACAAGCAGAAGTACATCTCGTTCGGCACCGCGAACCCGCAGTTATGTTTCGTGTACAACCTGACTGACGAACGGTCGGGCCACACGGTCAAACTTCATCAACGCTTCATCTTCAACCTGAGCTGGTCGCCCGAGGACTTCAGTGAAGTCGCTAAAGATATCGGTGCGGTGGTTGAAGCTGGCGAACTGGATTTGTTCTGATTCCTTAGAGGAAAAATTATGTCGAAAATTCTTGTTGTCGATGACTCCAGCACGGTTCGCGACGAGGTCGCCGGTTTCCTGAGAAAGAACGGACTGGACGTGGAGACTGCTATCGATGGAAAAGATGGCCTCGCCAAAATGAAGTCGAGTCCCGGGATCAAGCTCGTCATCAGCGACGTCAATATGCCCAACATGGACGGCCTGACCATGGTCGAGAAGATTCGCGGCGAGCTCGTGAATACCACGGTCAATATCATCATGCTGACCACGGAGAGCAGCCCGGCCATGAAAGAAAGAGGCAAGGCCGCCGGCGTCAAGGGCTGGATCGTCAAACCGTTCAAAGGTGACGCCGTGCTGGAAACCTTCAGGAAGCTGGCAAGCTAAGCCGCCTTTTAAAACTCGGCCTCAAAACTCGGCATCC includes these proteins:
- a CDS encoding response regulator codes for the protein MSKILVVDDSSTVRDEVAGFLRKNGLDVETAIDGKDGLAKMKSSPGIKLVISDVNMPNMDGLTMVEKIRGELVNTTVNIIMLTTESSPAMKERGKAAGVKGWIVKPFKGDAVLETFRKLAS